The Frondihabitans australicus genome includes a region encoding these proteins:
- a CDS encoding alpha/beta fold hydrolase: MADWGDDEKGGRMRGVVFVHGALVRDGEWWWRPVAERLEAEGGVTSRAVLLPSCGETAAPAGSAGLADDAAALRDTLDEFDEAVVVGHSYGGTVIAEGADHPAVRHLVYISSYLPDTGEAQGGIMADEPDPVRVAMTEDGCVRVDGLDEAAFAARFLNDVPDESVPAEAWSRVVPQGFGAFATPTTGAAWQGRESTALVCLDDMGTSVGLQRRHAARATHAVELPTGHHPFLSRPDLVASELSRILRSL; this comes from the coding sequence GTGGCTGACTGGGGTGACGACGAGAAAGGCGGCAGGATGCGCGGAGTCGTGTTCGTCCACGGAGCCCTGGTGCGCGACGGCGAGTGGTGGTGGCGCCCCGTCGCCGAGCGGCTCGAGGCGGAGGGTGGGGTGACTAGCCGAGCGGTGCTGCTGCCGTCGTGCGGCGAGACCGCGGCTCCTGCGGGCTCGGCAGGCCTCGCAGACGACGCCGCGGCGCTGCGCGACACGCTCGACGAGTTCGACGAAGCGGTCGTCGTCGGGCACTCGTACGGCGGCACCGTGATCGCCGAGGGGGCCGACCACCCGGCCGTGAGGCACCTCGTCTACATCAGCTCGTATCTGCCCGACACCGGCGAGGCGCAGGGCGGGATCATGGCCGACGAGCCCGACCCGGTGCGGGTCGCGATGACGGAAGACGGTTGTGTGCGCGTCGACGGGTTGGACGAGGCGGCGTTCGCGGCTCGGTTTCTGAACGACGTGCCGGACGAGTCCGTGCCGGCCGAGGCGTGGAGTCGGGTCGTGCCCCAGGGCTTCGGCGCGTTCGCGACGCCGACGACCGGCGCGGCGTGGCAGGGCCGGGAGTCGACGGCGCTCGTCTGCCTCGACGACATGGGCACCTCGGTCGGTCTGCAACGTCGGCACGCGGCGCGGGCGACCCACGCCGTCGAGCTGCCGACCGGGCACCACCCGTTCCTGTCGCGGCCCGACCTCGTCGCGAGCGAGCTCTCGCGGATCCTGCGGTCGCTCTGA
- a CDS encoding carboxymuconolactone decarboxylase family protein — translation MTPSPLASTDPEFWSFYSAFAFGDILEHSSLDEHDRLVYQLAATISVGAVSEFRALLELALDSGVTPVEVKEVAYQAVAYVGIARVVDFLFAINQELAARGIDLPLPGQSKTTPDTRAELGLAKQGEIVGAERLAGMRSAAPADAMHFQEFLAANCFGDYYTRTGFGVRQRELITFALLVALGGADAQVRGHVTANVNVGNTRQNLLDVLTVLVPYIGYPRTLNGLAAVNEVAPASTKES, via the coding sequence ATGACACCCAGCCCCCTCGCCTCGACCGACCCCGAGTTCTGGTCGTTCTACAGCGCGTTCGCCTTCGGCGACATCCTCGAGCACTCCTCGCTCGACGAGCACGACCGGCTCGTCTACCAGCTGGCCGCCACGATCTCGGTCGGCGCCGTCTCGGAGTTCCGCGCCCTCCTCGAGCTCGCGCTCGACTCGGGCGTCACACCCGTCGAGGTCAAGGAGGTCGCCTACCAGGCGGTCGCCTACGTCGGCATCGCCCGCGTCGTCGACTTCCTCTTCGCGATCAACCAGGAGCTCGCCGCACGCGGCATCGACCTCCCGCTGCCCGGCCAGTCCAAGACCACGCCCGACACCCGAGCCGAGCTCGGCCTGGCGAAGCAGGGGGAGATCGTCGGCGCCGAGAGGCTCGCCGGGATGCGGTCCGCGGCTCCTGCCGATGCGATGCACTTCCAGGAGTTCCTGGCCGCCAACTGCTTCGGCGACTACTACACGCGCACCGGGTTCGGCGTGCGGCAGCGCGAGCTCATCACGTTCGCACTGCTCGTCGCGCTCGGCGGCGCCGACGCCCAGGTGCGCGGTCACGTCACGGCGAACGTGAACGTCGGCAACACGCGGCAGAACCTGCTCGACGTGCTGACCGTGCTCGTGCCGTACATCGGCTACCCCCGCACCCTGAACGGCCTCGCCGCCGTCAACGAGGTCGCACCCGCCTCGACGAAGGAGTCCTGA
- a CDS encoding aldo/keto reductase, whose protein sequence is MKTRTLGPNRLEVSAVGLGCMTMTGGYGQDPDRGEMLGLLRSALDLGVTFFDTAEIYGLHANEELVGEGLAADLDRVVIATKFANHIDPDTRRVTGRMLRPDEVATAVEGSLTRLGVDAIDLYYQHRVNPDYPIEEFAGAVGDLIRAGKVKNYGMSEAAADTIRRAHAVTPVAAVQSEYSLWWRRPEEGVLDACRELGIGFVPFSPLGKGFLTGTIDASRTFEPGADLRASIPRFEPAALEQNVALVDGVRAIASERGATPGQVALAWLLTQEPWIVPIPGTTKLARVEENSAAADLELTADEVARLTALSDSIEIVGGRYPDFLEAQTNL, encoded by the coding sequence ATGAAGACACGCACTCTCGGCCCGAACCGCCTCGAGGTCTCCGCCGTCGGCCTCGGCTGCATGACGATGACGGGTGGATACGGCCAGGACCCCGACCGCGGCGAGATGCTCGGGCTCCTGCGCTCCGCTCTCGACCTGGGCGTGACGTTCTTCGACACCGCCGAGATCTACGGGCTGCACGCGAACGAGGAGCTGGTCGGCGAGGGCCTCGCCGCGGACCTCGACCGGGTGGTGATCGCGACGAAGTTCGCCAACCACATCGACCCCGACACGCGCCGGGTCACCGGCCGGATGCTGCGCCCCGACGAGGTCGCCACGGCGGTCGAGGGCTCGCTCACGCGCCTGGGCGTCGACGCGATCGACCTCTACTACCAGCACCGCGTCAACCCGGACTACCCGATCGAGGAGTTCGCCGGAGCCGTCGGCGACCTGATCCGCGCCGGCAAGGTGAAGAACTACGGCATGTCGGAGGCCGCCGCCGACACGATCCGCCGTGCGCACGCGGTCACACCCGTGGCCGCCGTGCAGAGCGAGTACTCGCTCTGGTGGCGGCGCCCCGAGGAGGGCGTGCTCGACGCGTGCCGTGAGCTCGGCATCGGCTTCGTGCCGTTCAGTCCGCTCGGCAAGGGATTCCTCACCGGCACGATCGACGCGTCGCGCACCTTCGAGCCGGGCGCCGACCTGCGAGCCAGCATCCCGCGCTTCGAGCCGGCGGCGCTCGAGCAGAACGTCGCGCTCGTCGACGGGGTGCGGGCGATCGCCTCCGAGAGAGGTGCGACGCCCGGCCAGGTCGCGCTCGCGTGGCTTCTGACGCAGGAGCCATGGATCGTCCCGATCCCGGGCACGACCAAGCTCGCTCGCGTCGAGGAGAACAGCGCCGCTGCCGATCTCGAGCTCACCGCCGACGAGGTGGCTCGGCTGACCGCGCTCTCGGACTCGATCGAGATCGTCGGCGGGCGCTACCCGGACTTCCTCGAGGCGCAGACGAACCTCTGA
- a CDS encoding NAD(P)-binding protein, translating into METPFDSDYVDVLIVGAGASGIGAACLLQRELPGKTWAIVEARERSGGTWDLFRYPGVRSDSDMFTLSYSFRPWLRPESMA; encoded by the coding sequence ATGGAGACCCCGTTCGACAGCGACTACGTCGACGTGCTCATCGTCGGCGCCGGGGCGTCCGGCATCGGTGCGGCGTGCCTCCTGCAGCGCGAGCTGCCCGGCAAGACGTGGGCGATCGTCGAGGCGCGCGAGCGCAGCGGCGGCACCTGGGACCTCTTCCGCTACCCCGGCGTCCGCAGCGACTCCGACATGTTCACGCTGAGCTACTCGTTCCGCCCGTGGCTGCGCCCGGAGTCGATGGCCTAG
- a CDS encoding flavin-containing monooxygenase, with protein sequence MLDYVRETADEFDVTDRIRFGHRVLRAAWSSDDAVWRTTVVPPGGDERTLTSSFLYVCSGYYDYDEPYDAHLSGLADFAGDVLHPQHWPDGYDVGGRRVVVVGSGATAVSMVPELTRTARSVVMLQRTPSFVLSLPRVDPTSDALRALLPPQAAHRANRTKNALVAFGIYQACRRAPGLARRALTGLAGRALPPGADAGTLFDPPYEPWDQRLCMVPDNDLFEAVGAGAEIVTDTIDTFTRTGIRLTSGRVLEADAIVTATGLAVKPAGGIAVEVDGAPVDIGETWFFRGVLVSGLPNFGLCVGYTNSTWTLRAELSTRFVCRLLKHLDRHGLTVAVPDAPPEGEPPLPLLDLTSGYLARSAHLLPRRAASAPWNLTQNYLRDSFDAVAVPVGRGLTFARTPVRPRGAGQRETVGA encoded by the coding sequence ATCCTCGACTACGTCCGCGAGACCGCCGACGAGTTCGACGTCACCGACCGGATCCGCTTCGGGCACCGGGTGCTCCGAGCCGCCTGGTCGAGTGACGACGCGGTGTGGCGCACGACGGTCGTGCCTCCCGGCGGCGACGAGCGGACCCTCACGTCCTCGTTCCTCTACGTCTGCAGCGGCTACTACGACTACGACGAGCCCTACGACGCCCACCTGTCCGGGCTCGCCGACTTCGCCGGCGACGTCCTGCACCCGCAGCACTGGCCCGACGGCTACGACGTCGGCGGCCGCCGCGTGGTCGTCGTCGGCAGCGGGGCGACCGCGGTGAGCATGGTCCCCGAGCTCACGCGCACGGCCCGCAGCGTCGTGATGCTCCAGCGCACGCCGTCGTTCGTGCTGTCTCTGCCGCGGGTCGACCCCACCTCGGACGCCCTCCGCGCGCTCCTGCCGCCTCAGGCCGCGCATCGCGCGAATCGCACCAAGAACGCCCTCGTCGCCTTCGGCATCTACCAGGCCTGCCGCCGTGCGCCCGGGCTGGCCCGCCGGGCGCTCACCGGGCTCGCCGGGCGGGCCCTGCCGCCGGGCGCCGACGCCGGCACCCTCTTCGACCCGCCGTATGAGCCGTGGGACCAGCGGCTGTGCATGGTGCCCGACAACGACCTCTTCGAGGCGGTGGGCGCAGGAGCCGAGATCGTCACCGACACCATCGACACCTTCACGCGCACGGGCATCCGTCTGACGTCGGGCCGCGTGCTCGAGGCCGATGCCATCGTCACGGCCACCGGTCTCGCCGTGAAGCCTGCGGGCGGCATCGCCGTCGAGGTCGACGGGGCGCCGGTGGACATCGGCGAGACCTGGTTCTTCCGCGGGGTGCTCGTGAGCGGACTGCCGAACTTCGGGCTGTGCGTCGGCTACACGAACTCGACCTGGACGCTGCGGGCGGAGTTGTCGACGAGGTTCGTGTGCCGGCTCCTGAAGCATCTGGACCGGCATGGGCTGACCGTCGCCGTGCCCGACGCGCCGCCCGAGGGCGAGCCGCCGCTGCCCCTGCTCGACCTCACGTCGGGGTACCTCGCTCGCTCAGCGCACCTCCTGCCGAGGCGGGCGGCTTCGGCGCCGTGGAACCTGACGCAGAACTACCTCCGCGACAGTTTCGACGCCGTCGCGGTGCCGGTCGGTCGCGGGCTGACGTTCGCGCGGACGCCGGTGAGGCCGCGGGGCGCCGGGCAGCGCGAGACGGTCGGCGCCTGA
- a CDS encoding MarR family winged helix-turn-helix transcriptional regulator, translating to MARFETAFPESAGSPGLALWRVTNVWQRQIRAALAPFDLTHVQFVLLASLAYLDRAPDLDGVAAPVTQRDLAAHAGTDVMMTSQVVRALEAKGLVTRAKHPGDGRAVALEPTERGVALANQANGAVEAADAAFFGVLPSDDLAGIVRALGALSH from the coding sequence ATGGCCCGCTTTGAGACCGCCTTCCCGGAGTCGGCCGGCAGCCCCGGCCTCGCCCTCTGGCGCGTCACGAACGTGTGGCAGCGCCAGATCAGGGCCGCTCTCGCGCCGTTCGACCTGACGCACGTGCAGTTCGTGCTGCTGGCGTCGCTGGCGTATCTCGACCGTGCGCCCGACCTCGACGGCGTGGCCGCCCCGGTGACGCAGCGCGACCTCGCCGCCCACGCGGGCACCGACGTGATGATGACGTCGCAGGTGGTCCGGGCGCTCGAGGCGAAGGGGCTCGTCACCCGTGCGAAGCATCCGGGCGACGGTCGGGCAGTCGCGCTCGAGCCGACCGAGCGGGGCGTGGCGCTCGCGAACCAGGCGAACGGTGCCGTCGAGGCCGCCGACGCGGCGTTCTTCGGAGTGCTGCCGTCGGACGATCTCGCGGGCATCGTGCGGGCCCTCGGAGCTCTCAGCCACTGA
- a CDS encoding SRPBCC family protein — MWTTSHTGTTTASPAAVWAMIEALHSGTKIGPESDTFELHGPFAVGTTLTVTPQGQDPMESTITHVEPERVYADVTVYGDITLAFRHDLAPLPGGGTTVTHTLVIDGAGSDSVAPELGPQISADFPAALAELFAAAEHGAPLTDSSESPAAVAPAEA; from the coding sequence ATGTGGACCACCTCGCACACCGGCACCACCACCGCCTCACCCGCCGCTGTGTGGGCGATGATCGAGGCGCTGCACTCGGGCACGAAGATCGGCCCCGAGTCCGACACGTTCGAGCTGCACGGCCCGTTCGCCGTCGGCACCACGCTCACCGTGACTCCGCAGGGGCAGGATCCCATGGAGTCCACCATCACCCACGTCGAACCTGAGCGCGTCTACGCCGACGTCACCGTCTACGGCGACATCACCCTCGCCTTCCGGCACGACCTCGCACCCCTGCCCGGCGGCGGCACGACTGTCACCCACACCCTCGTCATCGACGGCGCAGGATCCGACAGCGTCGCGCCCGAACTCGGCCCGCAGATCAGCGCCGACTTCCCCGCCGCCCTGGCGGAGCTGTTCGCGGCCGCCGAGCACGGCGCCCCGCTGACCGACTCGAGCGAGAGCCCCGCCGCCGTCGCGCCGGCCGAGGCGTGA
- a CDS encoding LLM class flavin-dependent oxidoreductase — protein MHFGIFMPTTNDGYILSKAVPSFTPTVAMNTDIAHVAEETGYTFLLNMSKLRGYGNGDGFWDQSLDPMGLSGLLIPETKTLEIWGSVAAPTLHPSMAARMAATYDDASGGRFVLNVVAGWNKAEYAQMGLWPEGYMESRYDYSREYIRILLELWATGRSNRKSEFFQLDDSLVQPRPAHGVRIVVPGLSAKSQAITAAYADFNFVQGTYEEVKAARAGLLSATAETGRNVDSAALYGVIAAETDDAAIEQFYEICREVDFDNAQGLIVAGQADTVGTASNRLNGLTHDIPEVVFPEDRAAIVYHPALFHPHLVGSYERVAAFFRHLESDGGVGRTVLSFPDFTTDVETFGRRVIPLVNAAAPAPAA, from the coding sequence ATGCACTTCGGCATCTTCATGCCCACGACCAACGACGGCTACATCCTCTCCAAGGCCGTCCCCTCCTTCACGCCGACCGTGGCGATGAACACCGACATCGCCCACGTGGCGGAGGAGACCGGCTACACGTTCCTGCTCAACATGTCGAAGCTCCGCGGCTACGGCAACGGCGACGGGTTCTGGGATCAGAGCCTCGACCCGATGGGTCTCTCCGGGCTCCTGATCCCCGAGACGAAGACCCTCGAGATCTGGGGCTCCGTGGCGGCCCCGACCCTCCACCCGTCGATGGCCGCGCGCATGGCCGCGACCTACGACGACGCGTCGGGCGGGCGCTTCGTGCTCAACGTCGTCGCCGGCTGGAACAAGGCCGAGTACGCCCAGATGGGGCTGTGGCCCGAGGGCTACATGGAGTCGCGGTACGACTACAGCCGCGAGTACATCCGGATCCTGCTCGAGCTGTGGGCCACCGGCCGCTCGAACCGGAAGAGCGAGTTCTTCCAGCTCGACGACAGCCTCGTGCAGCCCCGCCCGGCCCACGGCGTGCGGATCGTCGTGCCCGGCCTGTCGGCGAAGTCGCAGGCGATCACCGCGGCCTACGCCGACTTCAACTTCGTGCAGGGCACCTACGAGGAGGTGAAGGCGGCGCGCGCCGGGCTGCTCTCAGCGACCGCCGAGACCGGCAGGAACGTCGACAGCGCCGCGCTCTACGGCGTCATCGCGGCCGAGACCGACGACGCGGCCATCGAGCAGTTCTACGAGATCTGCCGCGAGGTCGACTTCGACAACGCGCAGGGCCTCATCGTCGCCGGGCAGGCCGACACCGTCGGCACCGCGTCGAACCGGCTCAACGGGCTGACGCACGACATCCCCGAGGTGGTCTTCCCCGAGGATCGGGCGGCGATCGTGTACCACCCGGCGCTCTTCCACCCGCACCTCGTGGGGTCGTACGAGCGGGTGGCGGCGTTCTTCCGCCACCTCGAGTCCGACGGCGGGGTGGGGCGGACGGTGCTGTCGTTCCCGGACTTCACCACCGACGTCGAGACGTTCGGGCGGCGCGTCATCCCTCTCGTGAACGCGGCCGCGCCGGCTCCTGCCGCCTGA
- a CDS encoding hemerythrin domain-containing protein, with amino-acid sequence MVEQTRADDNDVRGWMLVHDQIRGEIRDQSAQLLALRRDDTQAAWALAKWWASFSASLVHHMQSEDHRIWPQLRTLAPEAASALAELEADHSAVLRTLAAVDERTRDLPSLVHAADFDAQRSALVRQLDELGRIVGEHLEREESLVAPLFATRLSPAAWARLEQDMVKGLGAREMADLLPRMLSYAEPSTRYMMLTRRIPAPVRLLNRAVFEPRWRRARAKLPLGS; translated from the coding sequence ATGGTCGAGCAGACGCGGGCCGATGACAACGACGTGCGCGGCTGGATGCTCGTGCACGACCAGATCCGCGGCGAGATCCGTGACCAGAGCGCCCAGCTGCTGGCGCTCCGGCGCGATGACACGCAGGCCGCGTGGGCGCTGGCGAAGTGGTGGGCGTCGTTCTCGGCGTCGCTCGTGCACCACATGCAGTCGGAGGACCACCGCATCTGGCCGCAGCTGCGCACCCTCGCGCCCGAGGCGGCGTCTGCCCTCGCCGAGCTGGAGGCCGATCACAGCGCCGTGCTGCGGACACTCGCCGCCGTCGACGAGCGGACGCGCGACCTGCCGTCGCTCGTCCACGCCGCCGACTTCGATGCGCAGAGATCGGCGCTCGTGCGCCAGCTCGACGAGCTGGGGCGCATCGTCGGCGAGCACCTCGAGCGCGAGGAGTCCCTGGTGGCGCCGCTCTTCGCCACGCGGCTCTCCCCCGCCGCATGGGCGCGCCTCGAGCAGGACATGGTGAAGGGGCTCGGCGCCCGCGAGATGGCCGACCTCCTGCCGAGGATGCTGTCGTACGCCGAGCCGTCGACGCGGTACATGATGCTCACCCGCCGCATCCCCGCACCCGTGCGCCTGCTCAACCGGGCGGTGTTCGAGCCGCGGTGGCGTCGCGCTCGGGCGAAGCTGCCGCTCGGAAGCTGA
- a CDS encoding GntR family transcriptional regulator has translation MTITAIKGAAGRTHVADAIRRALWAGELVPGQRLVEQDLADQYGVTRNSAREALSDLAADDVVELVPHRGARIRVVSVDEAVQITECRSALERLCARKAAVLATPSQRAALVAVGDGLREAVAQGAVETYSTLNRRLHDLVIEYSGQVVAARQLERLNVQVVRFQFRLAMRPGRPAQSLPQLLSIIDAVVAGDADAADAAAAAQLQSVIDELRATA, from the coding sequence GTGACCATCACCGCGATCAAGGGCGCCGCCGGCCGCACGCACGTGGCCGATGCGATCCGACGAGCTCTCTGGGCCGGCGAGCTCGTCCCCGGCCAGCGACTGGTCGAGCAGGATCTGGCGGACCAGTACGGCGTGACCCGCAACTCGGCCCGCGAGGCCCTCTCGGACCTCGCCGCCGACGACGTCGTCGAGCTCGTGCCGCACCGGGGCGCCCGCATCCGCGTGGTCAGCGTCGACGAGGCCGTGCAGATCACCGAGTGCCGGTCGGCCCTGGAGCGGCTGTGCGCGCGGAAGGCCGCAGTCCTCGCGACGCCCTCCCAGCGCGCCGCACTCGTGGCGGTGGGCGACGGCCTCCGCGAGGCCGTCGCGCAGGGCGCCGTCGAGACGTACTCGACGCTCAACCGACGGCTGCACGACCTCGTGATCGAGTACAGCGGGCAGGTCGTGGCGGCGAGGCAGCTGGAGCGGCTGAACGTGCAGGTCGTGCGCTTCCAGTTCCGCCTGGCGATGCGGCCGGGGCGGCCCGCTCAGTCGCTGCCTCAGCTCCTGAGCATCATCGACGCCGTCGTCGCCGGCGATGCCGATGCCGCTGACGCAGCGGCCGCCGCGCAGCTGCAGAGCGTCATCGACGAGCTGCGCGCGACCGCCTGA
- a CDS encoding amidohydrolase family protein — translation MIIDCHGHYTTAPTALGDWRDRQIASLERGETAPDPRSLRISDDEIRESIEANQLRQMDARGIDVTVFSPRASFMAHHVGGFETSSVWAAICNDLCARVVALYPTRFALGAMLPQSPGVDPATCLPELDRAVTELGAVAVNLNPDPSGGHWTSPPLTDRSWYPLYERLVELDVPAMVHVSTSVNPAFHTTGAHYLNADTTAFMQLVEGDLFRDFPTLRLVIPHGGGAVPYHWGRFRGLAQALGKQELREHLLGNVFFDTCVYHQPGIDLLLDVIGHENVLFASEMIGAVRGVDPDTGHHFDDTRRYVEAADLSPEELEAIESGNALRVYPRLAAALQKETA, via the coding sequence ATGATCATCGACTGCCACGGTCACTACACGACGGCGCCGACTGCGCTGGGCGACTGGCGCGATCGTCAGATCGCCTCGCTCGAGCGCGGGGAGACCGCACCTGACCCGCGGTCTCTCCGCATCTCCGACGACGAGATCCGCGAGTCGATCGAGGCGAACCAGCTTCGCCAGATGGATGCGCGCGGCATCGACGTCACCGTCTTCTCGCCCCGCGCCTCGTTCATGGCCCACCACGTCGGCGGCTTCGAGACCTCGAGCGTCTGGGCGGCGATCTGCAACGACCTCTGCGCCCGCGTCGTCGCGCTCTACCCGACGAGGTTCGCCCTCGGCGCCATGCTGCCGCAGTCGCCCGGGGTCGACCCGGCGACCTGCCTGCCCGAGCTGGACCGCGCCGTCACCGAGCTGGGCGCCGTCGCCGTGAACCTCAACCCCGACCCGTCGGGCGGGCACTGGACGTCGCCGCCGCTCACCGATCGCTCGTGGTACCCGCTCTACGAGCGCCTGGTCGAGCTCGACGTGCCCGCGATGGTGCACGTGTCGACGAGCGTGAACCCCGCCTTCCACACCACCGGTGCGCACTACCTCAACGCCGACACGACCGCGTTCATGCAGCTCGTCGAGGGCGACCTGTTCCGCGACTTCCCGACCCTCCGCCTCGTGATCCCGCACGGCGGCGGGGCGGTGCCGTACCACTGGGGCCGGTTCCGCGGGCTCGCTCAGGCTCTGGGGAAGCAGGAGCTGCGGGAGCACCTGCTGGGCAACGTGTTCTTCGACACCTGCGTCTACCACCAGCCCGGCATCGACCTGCTCCTCGACGTGATCGGGCACGAGAACGTGCTCTTCGCCTCCGAGATGATCGGCGCCGTGCGCGGCGTCGACCCCGACACCGGCCACCACTTCGACGACACGCGACGCTACGTCGAGGCGGCGGACCTCTCGCCGGAGGAGCTCGAGGCGATCGAGTCCGGAAACGCGCTGCGGGTCTACCCGAGGCTCGCGGCGGCACTTCAGAAGGAGACGGCATGA
- the ligK gene encoding 4-carboxy-4-hydroxy-2-oxoadipate aldolase/oxaloacetate decarboxylase: MNDIGVVRTRITRTDPALVDRLAALDVATVHEAMGRRGLMRPYLRPVYPGARLCGTAVTVLLQPGDNWMMHVAAEQVRPGDVVVAACTTESEDGFFGELLATSMRAHGATGLVVDGGCRDVAELEAMDFPVFSRAVHAKGTVKATLGSVNVPVVCGNALVHPGDVVLADADGVVVIPRAEAAAVADAGEKRRDDEVGKRARLAASELGLDIYSMRGPLEAAGLRYIDDPEDHE, translated from the coding sequence ATGAACGACATCGGAGTGGTCCGCACCAGGATCACGCGCACCGACCCCGCGCTCGTCGACCGCCTGGCCGCGCTCGACGTGGCCACGGTCCACGAGGCGATGGGGCGCCGAGGGCTCATGCGGCCGTACCTGCGGCCGGTGTACCCGGGGGCGAGGCTCTGCGGGACGGCGGTCACCGTGCTCCTGCAGCCCGGAGACAACTGGATGATGCACGTCGCGGCCGAGCAGGTGCGCCCGGGCGACGTGGTCGTCGCGGCGTGCACGACGGAGTCGGAGGACGGCTTCTTCGGCGAGCTGCTCGCCACGAGCATGCGGGCTCACGGCGCGACCGGGCTCGTCGTCGACGGAGGCTGCCGCGACGTCGCCGAGCTCGAGGCCATGGACTTCCCGGTGTTCAGCCGCGCCGTCCACGCCAAGGGCACGGTCAAGGCGACGCTCGGCTCGGTCAACGTGCCGGTGGTCTGCGGCAACGCCCTGGTGCATCCGGGCGACGTCGTGCTCGCCGACGCCGACGGGGTCGTCGTGATCCCGCGGGCCGAGGCCGCAGCCGTCGCCGACGCTGGCGAGAAGCGGCGCGACGACGAGGTCGGCAAGCGCGCCCGCCTCGCCGCCAGCGAGCTCGGCCTCGACATCTACTCCATGCGCGGCCCCCTCGAGGCTGCGGGACTCCGCTACATCGACGATCCGGAGGATCACGAATGA
- a CDS encoding amidohydrolase family protein, with the protein MTTFTDAHTHVISTDFDAYPRDPIGGKQSTWSEEHPVDVDGLLAAMDAAGVAQAVAVQASTVYGHDNRYLAASVAAHRDRLVGVYSLDAMAPDAVATIQRWQEAGLNGFRLFTTGTTMPGQADWLGHPDSYPAWAYAEEHGIPVCLQMTIDGIPALQKTLERYPGSRVVLDHCARPDLSDGAPYRTSHGLFDLAAFDGVHLKLTHRAIGAAAKGASTVEAFLDALLSTYGSSRLMWGSNFPAADGSLASLVKEGRESLAFLDDADAANVFGGTVRRFYAMAEASANV; encoded by the coding sequence ATGACGACCTTCACCGACGCGCACACGCACGTCATCTCGACCGATTTCGACGCCTACCCGCGCGACCCGATCGGCGGAAAGCAGTCGACCTGGTCCGAGGAGCACCCCGTCGACGTCGACGGCCTCCTCGCCGCCATGGACGCGGCCGGCGTCGCCCAGGCCGTCGCAGTCCAGGCCTCGACCGTCTACGGCCACGACAACCGCTACCTCGCAGCCTCTGTCGCGGCCCACCGCGACCGCCTCGTCGGCGTCTACTCGCTCGACGCGATGGCCCCCGACGCGGTCGCCACGATCCAGCGCTGGCAGGAGGCGGGCCTGAACGGCTTCCGCCTCTTCACCACCGGCACGACGATGCCCGGCCAGGCCGACTGGCTGGGCCACCCCGACTCGTACCCGGCGTGGGCGTACGCCGAAGAGCACGGAATCCCGGTCTGCCTCCAGATGACGATCGACGGCATCCCCGCCCTCCAGAAGACCCTCGAGAGGTACCCAGGATCGCGAGTGGTTCTCGACCACTGCGCCCGCCCCGACCTCTCCGACGGAGCCCCGTACCGCACGTCGCACGGCCTGTTCGACCTCGCGGCCTTCGACGGCGTCCACCTGAAGCTGACCCACCGCGCGATCGGCGCCGCTGCGAAGGGGGCCTCGACCGTCGAGGCGTTCCTCGACGCGCTGCTGTCGACCTACGGGTCGTCGAGGCTCATGTGGGGCTCGAACTTCCCGGCCGCCGACGGCTCGCTCGCGTCGCTCGTCAAGGAGGGGCGCGAGTCGCTCGCCTTCCTCGACGACGCCGATGCCGCGAACGTCTTCGGCGGCACGGTGCGGCGCTTCTACGCGATGGCGGAGGCGAGCGCGAATGTCTGA